Proteins found in one Sporosarcina jeotgali genomic segment:
- a CDS encoding transporter substrate-binding domain-containing protein yields the protein MGKLKMMLLMLAASVLLLAACGKDDEKSSGSAGETGDSGYDLVKKGKFTYAASGVYKPFSFEEDGELTGFDIEIGKALAEKMDLEPNPVTNPFETILQGLVGKKFDAIIGSMAYTKERAKQADFTEPYYYSGGMIFVAKDNDEVKGPDDLKGKKIGVVAQSTYEAPAKELSDNIQYYSSDVVALKDLTVKGRLDAVITADIVGFEAIDNGFEVKEVGKPMWVEQPSIAVNKDNPELTKALDKALQELIDDGTYKEISEKWFGRDLLDIDLEGVELLE from the coding sequence ATGGGAAAATTGAAGATGATGTTGTTGATGCTTGCTGCATCAGTATTACTGTTGGCAGCATGCGGTAAGGATGATGAAAAGTCATCAGGCAGTGCCGGGGAAACTGGGGATTCCGGGTACGATTTAGTTAAAAAAGGGAAATTCACATACGCAGCAAGCGGTGTATATAAACCATTCAGTTTTGAAGAAGACGGAGAGCTGACAGGTTTCGATATTGAAATTGGCAAAGCGTTAGCTGAAAAAATGGATCTCGAGCCAAACCCAGTAACAAACCCGTTCGAAACCATCTTGCAAGGGCTGGTCGGCAAAAAGTTTGATGCAATTATCGGATCCATGGCATATACGAAAGAACGTGCAAAACAAGCAGATTTCACAGAGCCTTACTACTATTCTGGCGGAATGATTTTTGTCGCTAAGGACAATGACGAAGTCAAAGGACCAGACGATCTGAAAGGGAAAAAAATAGGTGTTGTTGCACAATCCACATATGAAGCACCTGCAAAAGAACTTTCCGATAACATCCAGTACTACAGCAGTGACGTAGTAGCACTCAAAGATTTAACGGTGAAGGGTCGTTTGGATGCGGTCATCACAGCAGATATCGTTGGATTTGAAGCAATTGATAATGGGTTTGAAGTAAAAGAAGTTGGAAAACCGATGTGGGTGGAACAACCTTCGATTGCCGTGAACAAAGACAATCCCGAATTGACAAAAGCGCTGGATAAGGCACTCCAAGAACTGATTGACGATGGAACGTACAAAGAGATTTCAGAGAAGTGGTTTGGCCGCGACCTTCTTGACATTGATTTGGAAGGTGTCGAGTTATTAGAATGA
- a CDS encoding NAD(P)-dependent oxidoreductase codes for MRISLFGGTGRVGSILLQQLLEGGHRVTALARNPEKLPVHPNLTVIQGDAKEGAAIAATILGSEAVVSALGTDKTTTLSEAIPHMIEAMKDECIKRILTIGTAGILQSRNEPEHLRYEAGDSNRKLTTAAEEHHAAFRALSASNLDWTIVCPTYLPDGEITGIYRTEENWLPVDGKQISTGDTAHFAEHELFACNHLQARVGLSY; via the coding sequence ATGAGAATCTCACTATTCGGCGGTACAGGCCGTGTAGGTTCAATTTTGCTGCAGCAATTGCTGGAGGGGGGCCATCGAGTAACGGCACTAGCCCGCAACCCTGAAAAGTTGCCAGTACACCCAAACCTGACCGTCATTCAAGGTGACGCGAAGGAGGGAGCGGCTATTGCTGCGACCATACTCGGGAGTGAGGCAGTGGTGAGCGCACTTGGTACAGATAAGACAACAACATTAAGTGAAGCAATTCCCCATATGATCGAGGCTATGAAAGATGAATGTATTAAAAGAATCCTGACGATAGGTACAGCAGGTATTTTGCAAAGTCGGAATGAGCCTGAGCATCTTCGTTATGAAGCGGGCGACTCGAATCGTAAATTAACGACAGCAGCCGAAGAGCATCATGCTGCTTTCCGTGCACTTTCCGCTTCGAACTTGGACTGGACGATCGTTTGCCCAACGTATTTGCCGGACGGAGAAATAACGGGCATCTATCGGACGGAAGAAAATTGGCTTCCGGTTGATGGTAAACAAATCTCTACAGGAGATACTGCACACTTTGCAGAACATGAGCTGTTTGCATGCAATCATCTTCAAGCACGTGTAGGACTCTCCTATTAA
- the mgtE gene encoding magnesium transporter: MALLHKEKKKEKLDKAKMERAIIRVLNEGKKETFCEMVNELEKHELADQYKELPRKRKSLFLAWLSIDELTELLRYLNKDEQLSVLEKIGPDRSTEILHKMQNNDLAFLLTGLSKSKLDDLIAKMRREEMQSILHIMDYPPKTAGRVMTDRYIPVSPELSVIEAEQKLKTFENLAHYINYLYVIDEGRRLIGVVTFRDLLLADDDQQITDIMRTEPVHVDALTKQEDVAKLIGRYDFEAIPVTTDDRVLVGTISGDQVLDIIVREADEDIEMLLASGKSIDFRTKPFVAARRRLPWLILLLFIGLVSGSIISKFEETLNAVVALAFFMPMIAGMTGNTGTQSLAVVVRGLAAEEMTWKKALKLVMREVFVGLVIGVTCGLLIAIIAFFWQGSMVLGFVVGVSLLATLIIGTIAGTIIPLVLNKFNVDPAVASGPLITTLNDILSLLIYFGIATMFLSQLS; the protein is encoded by the coding sequence ATGGCATTGCTGCACAAAGAGAAGAAAAAAGAGAAGTTGGATAAAGCAAAAATGGAAAGAGCGATAATCAGAGTTTTGAACGAAGGGAAAAAAGAAACGTTTTGCGAGATGGTAAATGAGCTGGAGAAACACGAGCTGGCCGACCAGTATAAAGAGCTTCCAAGAAAACGAAAGTCTTTATTTTTAGCATGGTTATCGATCGATGAGCTGACTGAATTACTGAGATACCTAAACAAAGACGAACAACTTTCCGTGCTGGAAAAAATCGGTCCGGACCGCTCCACTGAAATCTTACATAAAATGCAAAATAACGATTTGGCTTTTTTACTGACGGGGCTTTCCAAAAGTAAACTGGATGACTTAATTGCAAAGATGCGCCGGGAAGAAATGCAGTCTATTTTGCATATCATGGATTATCCGCCAAAAACAGCTGGCCGCGTCATGACGGATCGTTACATTCCCGTCTCTCCTGAACTCTCTGTCATCGAAGCGGAGCAAAAGCTGAAAACTTTTGAAAACCTGGCTCACTATATCAATTACTTATATGTCATTGATGAAGGCCGGCGGCTAATCGGAGTCGTTACGTTCAGAGATTTACTGCTGGCGGATGATGATCAGCAAATTACTGACATTATGAGGACAGAACCGGTTCACGTCGATGCGCTCACCAAGCAAGAAGACGTTGCTAAACTAATTGGACGGTACGATTTTGAAGCGATTCCAGTGACAACAGATGATCGTGTTCTGGTTGGAACCATCTCTGGTGATCAAGTGCTCGATATTATCGTTCGGGAGGCAGATGAAGATATTGAAATGCTGCTGGCTTCAGGAAAATCCATAGATTTCAGAACAAAACCCTTTGTCGCAGCACGCAGAAGGCTGCCCTGGCTCATTTTACTATTGTTCATAGGTCTTGTTTCAGGCAGCATTATTTCAAAGTTTGAAGAGACATTGAATGCAGTTGTTGCTCTTGCATTTTTCATGCCAATGATTGCAGGAATGACCGGGAATACAGGGACTCAGTCATTAGCGGTTGTTGTACGCGGACTGGCCGCTGAAGAAATGACTTGGAAGAAAGCACTTAAATTAGTAATGCGCGAAGTTTTTGTAGGACTGGTTATTGGGGTGACTTGCGGCTTGTTAATCGCAATCATCGCATTCTTTTGGCAAGGAAGCATGGTACTTGGATTTGTAGTAGGTGTTTCTCTGCTGGCAACACTCATTATCGGAACCATTGCGGGTACAATAATTCCTTTGGTTCTCAATAAATTCAATGTCGATCCGGCCGTTGCTTCCGGACCGCTAATTACTACTCTGAACGATATATTGTCGCTGCTCATTTACTTCGGCATCGCGACGATGTTCCTGTCACAACTGAGTTAA